The following are encoded together in the Nitrospinaceae bacterium genome:
- a CDS encoding 4Fe-4S binding protein gives MNREDKVVEKLKKIGVVIFQAISLVAVVLFISVVSNRMWGGKPEKIELPAELTLRMEMPLSEVAAVNGLSRKVVQKAFSLGSDEVHGKTLGDLGINIANAEVSLRKAQALSEQHGSKNWIKIFSKFALWLVFLLVVFYLVLRKKVTPKLRKGMLASSLLIFGVLLGSEPNPMGTIKDTITLLGISGVIFPPRAIALSVFLLSVILANKFICSWGCHLGVFQDLLHRLNRGKRDRRGIIPQIKPPFWLSNGIRIATFAAMTGGAFLWAFDLLEPIDPFRVFKPTHLSIIGGAAVLLVLAASLVVYRPWCSFFCPFGLVGWLGEKISVFKIKIDYGNCPKCNACVKVCPSNAMDAILYRDKVIPDCYTCGACMDICPTDAITFGVGQRDRPTNEWLEMPMGKVRFKEEIKEAVSTLNGVSPMNSAKKIEKIVA, from the coding sequence ATGAATAGAGAGGATAAAGTTGTGGAAAAATTAAAAAAAATTGGGGTGGTGATTTTTCAAGCCATTAGCCTAGTTGCGGTGGTTCTCTTCATCTCTGTTGTGTCGAATCGTATGTGGGGCGGAAAACCAGAAAAAATAGAACTTCCTGCTGAATTGACCCTTCGAATGGAAATGCCTCTTAGCGAGGTGGCTGCGGTGAATGGCTTATCCCGGAAAGTTGTTCAAAAAGCCTTTTCTCTTGGGTCCGACGAGGTTCATGGCAAAACCTTAGGTGACCTTGGAATTAATATAGCGAATGCGGAGGTAAGCCTTCGAAAGGCACAAGCTCTTAGCGAACAGCATGGTTCGAAGAACTGGATAAAGATTTTCTCGAAGTTCGCTCTTTGGTTGGTTTTTCTTCTCGTTGTTTTTTATTTGGTTCTTCGAAAGAAAGTGACCCCTAAGCTCCGAAAAGGTATGCTCGCCAGCTCTTTGCTCATCTTTGGCGTTTTGCTCGGCTCAGAACCCAATCCAATGGGGACAATTAAAGACACCATCACGCTTCTGGGAATATCGGGAGTTATTTTTCCTCCCCGGGCCATTGCACTTTCAGTCTTCTTGCTGTCTGTAATTCTTGCCAACAAGTTCATTTGCTCATGGGGATGTCACCTCGGGGTGTTTCAGGATCTTCTCCATCGCCTCAATCGGGGAAAGCGTGATCGTCGGGGAATCATTCCTCAAATAAAGCCACCCTTTTGGCTCTCAAACGGAATTCGCATTGCCACCTTCGCAGCGATGACTGGAGGTGCCTTCCTCTGGGCCTTTGATCTACTTGAGCCCATAGATCCTTTCCGCGTCTTCAAGCCCACTCATCTAAGCATCATCGGAGGAGCTGCGGTCCTCCTCGTTCTGGCTGCGAGCCTGGTTGTTTATCGGCCCTGGTGCAGTTTTTTTTGCCCCTTTGGCCTAGTGGGTTGGCTCGGAGAGAAAATCAGTGTTTTCAAAATAAAGATTGATTACGGTAACTGCCCGAAGTGCAATGCCTGTGTAAAAGTTTGCCCATCAAACGCGATGGACGCTATTCTGTATCGCGACAAGGTAATTCCGGATTGCTACACCTGCGGAGCATGCATGGATATTTGTCCGACGGATGCGATCACTTTTGGCGTGGGCCAAAGAGACAGGCCGACGAATGAATGGCTGGAGATGCCTATGGGCAAGGTGCGATTTAAAGAGGAAATTAAGGAGGCTGTGTCCACTTTAAATGGGGTGTCTCCCATGAATAGCGCCAAAAAGATCGAAAAAATTGTTGCATAA
- a CDS encoding cytidylate kinase-like family protein: protein MNNDIYPRQIQNFLTWQARKNLQPEEKIKKPEPFVTISREYGCQGYPLARALEERLNAISSEPTPWVVMGKEVIENINKKEGKAAEFAEALSSGRRGIIRQTVEVLISGHPTELRAYESLAETLISLASAGRVILLGRGGACVCGEVDSGFHIRLVAPLRWRAEKIGSEGEIATIEAKSITINEEKRREAFVREFLGTDVTDPLNYDIVINNMRNSVESIADMCVLGMKKKGII, encoded by the coding sequence ATGAACAACGATATATACCCAAGACAAATTCAGAACTTTCTCACATGGCAGGCAAGGAAAAATTTACAGCCGGAGGAGAAAATTAAAAAGCCGGAGCCGTTCGTCACCATTTCGCGCGAGTATGGGTGTCAGGGCTACCCCCTAGCTAGAGCACTTGAGGAGCGGCTGAATGCAATCTCTTCTGAGCCAACCCCTTGGGTCGTCATGGGAAAAGAGGTGATTGAGAACATTAACAAGAAAGAAGGAAAGGCCGCAGAATTTGCCGAGGCGCTTAGCAGTGGCAGAAGAGGAATTATTCGCCAAACGGTCGAGGTGCTGATCAGCGGCCACCCCACGGAACTTCGAGCTTATGAGTCCCTGGCGGAAACGCTCATATCGCTTGCCAGCGCTGGACGCGTCATTCTTCTGGGGCGTGGTGGCGCGTGTGTCTGTGGCGAGGTCGATAGCGGGTTTCATATTCGACTGGTGGCTCCCCTTCGGTGGCGTGCGGAAAAGATTGGCAGCGAAGGAGAAATCGCCACCATCGAAGCCAAGTCCATCACAATTAATGAGGAAAAGAGACGAGAAGCATTCGTTCGGGAGTTTTTGGGAACTGATGTCACCGATCCGTTAAATTACGATATTGTTATCAACAACATGCGAAATTCGGTGGAATCGATTGCCGACATGTGCGTCTTGGGGATGAAAAAAAAGGGAATTATCTAA
- a CDS encoding OsmC family protein: MAVQSKTFKYRTQVNWDIARIGTLSCNGKPDIKVATPPEFKGHAGIWSPEDLFVAALSSCFMTTFLGTAEWKGLEFLSFECDVEGTLARPDKEFLFTHATLRPRVVLPSDGDEDLARWCLEFAEKDCLIAHTISTKISLEPEIILEAPEMMQL; encoded by the coding sequence ATGGCAGTCCAAAGCAAGACCTTCAAATACCGCACACAGGTCAATTGGGACATAGCAAGAATAGGGACACTTTCATGTAACGGAAAGCCCGATATAAAAGTTGCGACGCCACCCGAGTTTAAAGGCCACGCTGGCATCTGGTCGCCCGAGGACCTGTTTGTGGCAGCGCTTAGCAGTTGCTTCATGACGACATTTCTCGGGACGGCGGAATGGAAGGGGCTCGAGTTTCTCTCTTTCGAGTGTGATGTCGAGGGAACGCTTGCTCGCCCGGATAAGGAATTTCTCTTTACCCACGCCACCCTTAGGCCGAGGGTTGTCCTTCCATCTGATGGTGATGAAGATTTGGCCCGCTGGTGTCTTGAGTTTGCCGAAAAGGATTGCCTCATTGCACATACGATTAGTACAAAAATTTCATTGGAGCCAGAAATCATTTTGGAAGCCCCTGAAATGATGCAGTTGTAG
- a CDS encoding OFA family MFS transporter yields the protein MEDRDYHSRWTVVAGGLIVQIILGTVYAFSVFVKPLEIEFGWGRTTTQWAFSFALLSFAIVMIPAGRLQDRIGPRKVASIGGILLGLSFILSAFTVHPGHPWTLYLTYGVLGGAGIGFAYVCPIAAATKWYPEKKGLIAGLSVAGFGAGALFFAGPASSLLLPPTSDGEAFGLSQILLIGLGIAKGGGFGIGWKAFFILHGVVCAGAVVAGAALLRNPPEGWSPPGWQAPEPAKESAKETEWRDMLNTPLACMLWLTFIFGATSGLMAIGQWKPMMTSILEGRTFAPEWMGGFGRFVEPVGILAIFNALGRIFWGKVSDIIDRPRAMMMMFLAQGMAFMLLVSVNSVSAIFLASAWVGLNFGGNFALFPSATSDYFGAKNFGSNYGWIFTAYGVAGILGPVVGGVLFDSTKGYLTAFVFAGILCFVAAGTSVTVWMMGKQREKELGF from the coding sequence ATGGAAGATCGCGATTATCATAGTCGCTGGACGGTCGTCGCGGGTGGCCTGATCGTCCAAATCATACTGGGAACAGTTTACGCCTTCAGTGTATTTGTTAAGCCTCTTGAGATCGAGTTTGGCTGGGGCCGCACCACGACCCAATGGGCATTTTCATTTGCGCTTCTCTCATTCGCCATTGTGATGATCCCGGCGGGACGGCTTCAAGACCGTATTGGTCCCCGAAAGGTGGCCAGCATTGGCGGAATACTTCTCGGTCTTTCCTTTATTCTAAGCGCTTTCACCGTTCATCCCGGACATCCTTGGACCCTATACCTTACCTACGGTGTCCTCGGAGGGGCCGGAATCGGCTTCGCCTATGTCTGTCCAATTGCCGCAGCAACCAAATGGTATCCAGAGAAAAAAGGACTCATCGCGGGCCTATCAGTCGCGGGTTTTGGCGCAGGAGCGCTATTTTTCGCTGGCCCGGCCTCGTCACTGCTATTGCCTCCCACTTCCGACGGGGAGGCCTTCGGACTCTCGCAAATTCTCCTGATCGGGCTCGGCATCGCTAAGGGCGGCGGGTTCGGAATTGGCTGGAAGGCGTTTTTCATTCTTCATGGCGTTGTCTGCGCGGGAGCGGTTGTCGCAGGGGCAGCCCTATTGCGGAATCCGCCCGAGGGCTGGAGCCCGCCAGGCTGGCAAGCCCCAGAGCCTGCCAAGGAGTCGGCCAAGGAAACAGAGTGGCGCGACATGCTGAACACACCTCTGGCCTGCATGCTTTGGCTCACTTTCATCTTCGGCGCCACTTCGGGTCTCATGGCCATCGGCCAGTGGAAGCCAATGATGACCTCTATTCTAGAAGGAAGAACCTTCGCGCCCGAATGGATGGGTGGCTTCGGACGTTTTGTCGAACCCGTGGGAATCCTCGCAATATTCAACGCGTTGGGTCGTATTTTCTGGGGCAAAGTGAGTGACATCATCGACCGCCCCCGCGCCATGATGATGATGTTTCTAGCTCAAGGGATGGCGTTCATGCTCCTGGTGAGCGTCAATTCAGTATCGGCTATTTTCCTGGCCTCAGCCTGGGTGGGACTGAACTTCGGTGGTAATTTCGCGCTGTTCCCCTCGGCAACATCGGATTATTTTGGCGCGAAGAACTTCGGGAGCAATTATGGTTGGATTTTCACCGCCTACGGCGTGGCTGGAATCCTAGGCCCTGTAGTCGGCGGCGTATTGTTCGACTCGACCAAGGGATATCTAACAGCCTTTGTCTTCGCGGGAATTCTTTGCTTTGTTGCCGCAGGCACATCGGTCACGGTTTGGATGATGGGCAAGCAAAGGGAAAAAGAATTGGGGTTTTAG